Proteins encoded together in one Planctomyces sp. SH-PL14 window:
- a CDS encoding phosphate acyltransferase gives MSLPGFDELFRTADEKRPQVPVAAAGGADPTVIEALAIAAERGWVRPVLSGPRDEIDQVAASVGRDTSTWTVISGDENPAVGAVREIREGRARILMKGQISTPDLMKAVLDKTAGLRTGRVIGQVVLMEIPRDGRRFLMTDTGVTTAPTLEQKQDLLRSSTTIARSLGCASPRVAVMSATEKPTPALPDTQEAVELARLGGAGEFGDCVVEGPLSFDLAYSTTAASRKKVGGEVTGGADVLLFPDLLSANLTVKGIMYTADCRFGGILCGAACPIVFMSRADDVETRLRSLAYALRACD, from the coding sequence ATGTCCCTGCCCGGTTTTGACGAGCTCTTCCGGACCGCCGACGAAAAGCGACCGCAGGTCCCCGTCGCAGCCGCCGGCGGCGCCGACCCGACCGTGATCGAAGCCCTGGCCATCGCGGCAGAGCGAGGCTGGGTCCGCCCGGTTCTCTCGGGCCCTCGCGACGAGATCGATCAGGTCGCCGCGTCAGTCGGGCGGGACACCTCGACCTGGACTGTCATCAGCGGCGACGAGAACCCCGCCGTCGGCGCGGTCCGGGAGATCCGTGAGGGGCGGGCCCGGATCCTCATGAAGGGCCAGATCTCGACCCCCGACCTCATGAAAGCGGTCCTCGACAAGACCGCGGGGCTGCGGACCGGCCGGGTCATCGGCCAGGTCGTCCTGATGGAGATCCCCCGCGACGGCCGGCGGTTCCTGATGACCGACACCGGCGTCACGACCGCCCCGACGCTCGAGCAGAAGCAGGACCTTCTCCGGAGTTCAACCACAATCGCCCGCAGCCTCGGCTGCGCGTCGCCGCGAGTCGCGGTCATGTCCGCCACCGAGAAGCCGACGCCCGCCCTGCCGGATACCCAGGAAGCGGTGGAGCTCGCCCGTCTCGGCGGAGCGGGCGAGTTCGGCGACTGCGTGGTCGAGGGCCCTCTCTCGTTCGACCTCGCCTACTCAACGACCGCAGCCAGCCGGAAGAAAGTCGGCGGCGAGGTGACCGGCGGGGCGGATGTCCTGCTGTTCCCCGACCTCCTCTCGGCCAACCTGACGGTGAAAGGGATCATGTACACCGCCGACTGCCGCTTCGGGGGGATCCTCTGCGGCGCCGCCTGCCCCATCGTGTTCATGTCCCGCGCCGACGACGTCGAAACCCGCCTCCGGTCGCTCGCCTATGCGTTGAGGGCCTGCGACTGA
- a CDS encoding enoyl-CoA hydratase, protein MSAAPLSTESPLLVETAGGITRLTLNRPARRNALSRELIAALDAALEKTAADPESRVVILAAAGPVFCSGHDLGEMTGRNEAEYHSIFEACSRMMLRLRQIPQPVIARVQGVATAAGCQLAAACDLIVAVEEAVFATPGVKIGLFCTTPMVPIVRSLPAKVAMEMLLTGIPITARRAHELGMVNRVVPADQLDTAIEELTRPILATSRLTVEIGKTAFHDQYALSESEAYQRAVDVMTGNAMTHDAQEGMAAFLQKRTPDWKNR, encoded by the coding sequence ATGTCCGCTGCTCCCCTCTCCACCGAATCCCCTCTCCTCGTCGAAACTGCCGGCGGCATCACCCGCCTCACCCTCAACCGCCCCGCCCGACGCAACGCCCTCTCCCGCGAACTCATCGCCGCCCTCGACGCCGCCCTCGAAAAGACAGCCGCCGATCCCGAATCCCGAGTCGTCATCCTCGCCGCCGCCGGACCCGTCTTCTGCTCCGGCCACGACCTCGGCGAGATGACCGGACGCAACGAAGCGGAATACCACAGCATCTTCGAAGCCTGCAGCCGAATGATGCTCCGCCTCCGCCAGATCCCCCAACCGGTCATCGCCCGCGTCCAGGGCGTCGCCACCGCGGCGGGCTGCCAGCTCGCCGCCGCCTGCGACCTCATCGTCGCCGTCGAAGAAGCGGTCTTCGCCACCCCCGGAGTCAAGATCGGCCTCTTCTGCACCACACCAATGGTCCCCATCGTCCGCAGCCTCCCTGCCAAAGTGGCGATGGAAATGCTCCTCACCGGCATCCCGATCACCGCCCGCCGGGCTCACGAACTCGGGATGGTCAACCGCGTCGTCCCGGCCGACCAGCTCGACACCGCCATCGAAGAACTCACCCGCCCCATCCTCGCCACCAGCCGCCTCACGGTGGAGATCGGCAAGACCGCGTTCCACGATCAATACGCCCTCTCCGAGTCTGAGGCCTACCAGCGCGCGGTCGACGTCATGACCGGCAACGCCATGACCCACGACGCCCAGGAAGGGATGGCCGCCTTCCTGCAGAAGCGCACGCCGGACTGGAAAAACCGGTAG
- a CDS encoding S1C family serine protease has product MIPIKKAMIWSVAAALSLSQAAPVTFADDSNDPSGDSDKPAAKVESREDKAGAGAKGDKPGPRPLKHQRLIEVPGPQGGFIVLQVPDTPEAEAVVRMVEAQLQQQGRPEAPPSKHALGVMVRPLGEETRRVLPVDDNAGVVVQEVLPEGPAAKAGLEPNDVVTHLDGKVIETPASLMEAVDAVGEKEVEIAYLRKGEKLTAKITPLLREKVVPEAERKPAVSEGGDAKAGPDGRPVDEALKAWRDHARREGRFPPGFSMTHMGPGFVAGPPASAEQVDKLQKSIDKLSEQVETLRKEVETLRGAGK; this is encoded by the coding sequence ATGATACCGATCAAGAAAGCGATGATCTGGAGCGTCGCCGCCGCGCTCTCGTTGAGTCAGGCCGCCCCCGTGACGTTTGCCGACGACTCCAACGATCCTTCGGGTGACTCGGACAAGCCCGCCGCGAAAGTCGAGTCCCGCGAGGACAAGGCAGGAGCGGGCGCTAAAGGAGACAAGCCCGGTCCGCGGCCGCTGAAGCACCAGCGGCTCATCGAGGTCCCGGGGCCGCAGGGAGGGTTCATCGTCCTGCAGGTCCCGGATACGCCCGAGGCCGAAGCGGTCGTCCGGATGGTCGAGGCTCAGCTTCAGCAGCAGGGACGTCCGGAGGCTCCGCCGTCGAAGCACGCGCTGGGAGTGATGGTCCGTCCGCTGGGCGAAGAAACCCGCCGTGTGCTTCCGGTCGATGACAACGCCGGCGTGGTTGTGCAGGAAGTCCTTCCGGAGGGGCCGGCCGCGAAGGCGGGGCTTGAGCCGAACGACGTCGTGACTCATCTCGACGGCAAGGTGATTGAGACTCCCGCTTCGCTGATGGAGGCGGTTGACGCTGTCGGGGAGAAAGAGGTCGAGATCGCTTATCTCCGCAAGGGGGAGAAGCTGACGGCGAAGATCACTCCGCTGCTGCGGGAGAAGGTGGTTCCCGAGGCGGAGCGGAAGCCGGCTGTCAGTGAAGGTGGTGATGCGAAGGCGGGTCCTGATGGACGGCCGGTCGATGAGGCGCTGAAGGCGTGGCGGGATCATGCCCGTCGTGAGGGGCGGTTTCCTCCGGGCTTCTCGATGACGCATATGGGACCGGGGTTCGTGGCGGGTCCTCCGGCGTCGGCGGAGCAGGTCGACAAGTTGCAGAAGTCGATCGATAAGCTCAGTGAGCAGGTGGAGACGTTGCGTAAGGAAGTGGAGACGCTGCGCGGCGCGGGTAAGTAG
- a CDS encoding RNA polymerase sigma factor translates to MTSALLSPSSGQITSDPAASGAAPIDWGAAFSEHSHWLRTVIRSRLGEDRGTDDVLQEVAVAAVAAPNRPTQPEGVAPWLYRVAIRQCMMYRRTMGRRRRHTNQFAEEVRTRGDTAGDALGWMLGNERQASIRRALDKLPELDRQILWLKHTENWTYEQLSARLGVSVRTIEYRLLQARNRLRKELIHEGVREDSP, encoded by the coding sequence ATGACGAGCGCGTTGCTTTCACCGAGCAGTGGCCAGATCACCTCCGATCCGGCCGCCTCCGGCGCCGCCCCGATCGACTGGGGCGCTGCGTTCAGCGAGCATTCGCACTGGCTCCGGACGGTGATCCGCAGCCGGCTCGGGGAAGACCGCGGCACCGACGACGTCCTTCAGGAAGTCGCCGTGGCGGCGGTCGCCGCCCCGAACCGTCCGACGCAGCCCGAAGGGGTCGCCCCCTGGCTGTACCGGGTCGCCATCCGGCAGTGCATGATGTACCGCCGCACCATGGGACGGCGGCGGCGGCACACGAACCAGTTTGCCGAAGAGGTCCGGACCCGGGGGGACACCGCCGGGGACGCCCTGGGATGGATGCTGGGGAACGAGCGGCAGGCGTCGATCCGCCGGGCCCTCGACAAGCTGCCGGAGCTGGACCGCCAGATCCTGTGGCTCAAGCACACGGAAAACTGGACTTACGAACAACTGTCGGCCCGGCTGGGAGTGTCGGTCCGAACCATTGAATACCGCCTTCTCCAGGCGCGGAATCGCCTGCGGAAGGAACTGATCCACGAAGGAGTGCGGGAGGACTCGCCATGA
- a CDS encoding family 16 glycoside hydrolase: MLRFAGLGFQFVAAVLLGLTTAARAAETPNKTYDTPEAAAADPDFAVQGEYLGENLGVQVVALGNNLFKVVTYRGGLPGAGWNGKEKQEAEEDAEGVADLIGTLQLKKTERKSPTIALRPPEGAVVLFDGTKESLDKHWKPGAKLTEDSLLQQGCTSTDTFQDFSLHIEFRTPYMPHARGQGRGNSGIYYQGRYETQMLDSFGLEGLDNESGGIYTIRRPDVNTCLPPLVWQTYDVDYTAAKYADGRTTANPRITVRLNGVLVHQDVELTKTTTAAPLPEGPEPGPIYLQDHGNPVRYRNIWVLPRDSAKEARRPIHVGFERFYAAGTGDAAEGGRLLLGELNCTSCHAAGDALKNFVDKKPAPNLEEAGKRLHPAWIAEFLSDPHGVKPGSTMPDLFANWNPRDKASTIKALVSFLASTGTLVEAAGDQAARKRGENLFHSIGCVACHASRKDEPTPLATSVPLQSVDRKYTVPSLIEFLKNPQHVRPGGRMPALHLKDDEAKDLANYLLGDVIVSKLPPNMTFAVYHGEWNAVPKFDDLKPVATGLSRGLDLTVARRESGFAVWFEGFFEVKQEGRYKFHLGSDDGSILYIDGGKVVDVDGVHPHSTKTGQMSLTAGIHKVRVEYFQGGGEWTVEVEFEGPKTPRQMLDRIVAPTAEEVGKKSDAPPEPGAYVVDPNLIETGRRYFGALGCASCHAAKAGGETIASTVKGKPLPELRTAEGCLSTAPKNGLEAARSPVPPLPSIPEYDLSAVQRSALVAALTHAPPQPEPSAAEKVHETLVAFNCYACHSRGSLGGPEMARNIHFKTGEPEMGDEGRIPPRLDGVGDKLNDNWLREVTRNGARDRDYMRTRMPKFGGAVGELDKVLVSLDRQPNGTFPASDEPEHKVKATGRLLVGENKLACIKCHQFGSLRATGIQAIDLQTMTRRLNPDWFLRYLPDPQKYRPGTRMPTGFPNGRATIQDVYAGNPPQQIAAIWTYLTDSTKAGIPDGLLAQAIELKPDGTAPVIYRNFIEGISPRGIGIGYPEGANLGWDANRMALTLIWHGKFMDASKHWIGRGPGFQGPLGDDVLKVEEVAPLAVLDDPGQPWPSGEPRERGYRFRGYALDSQQRPTFRYDAAAFRVEDFPEPRRVDQSASFQRHLTVTATEPGSEGKVYFRAVLSKDLEPQTDGAYILDKSLKVKVTGDVGEPLVRNAGGKQEILYPIRFRNGVARILHELHW, encoded by the coding sequence ATGCTGCGCTTCGCCGGGTTGGGCTTTCAGTTCGTGGCGGCAGTCCTCCTCGGACTGACAACGGCGGCGCGCGCGGCCGAGACGCCGAACAAGACGTATGACACGCCGGAGGCGGCCGCGGCCGATCCGGACTTCGCCGTGCAGGGGGAGTACCTGGGCGAGAACCTCGGCGTGCAGGTCGTGGCCCTCGGGAACAACCTGTTCAAGGTCGTGACCTACCGCGGCGGCCTGCCGGGCGCGGGATGGAACGGCAAGGAGAAGCAGGAGGCGGAGGAGGACGCCGAAGGGGTCGCCGACTTGATCGGCACGCTCCAGCTCAAGAAGACCGAGCGGAAGAGCCCGACGATCGCGCTCCGTCCGCCGGAAGGGGCGGTCGTCCTGTTCGACGGAACGAAGGAGTCGCTCGACAAGCACTGGAAGCCGGGGGCCAAGCTCACCGAAGACAGCCTCCTCCAGCAGGGTTGCACCAGCACCGACACCTTCCAGGACTTTTCGCTCCATATCGAGTTCCGCACCCCCTACATGCCGCATGCCCGCGGCCAGGGGCGGGGGAACAGCGGGATCTACTACCAGGGTCGGTACGAGACGCAGATGCTCGACTCGTTCGGGCTCGAAGGTCTCGACAATGAATCGGGTGGGATCTACACGATCCGTCGCCCCGATGTGAACACCTGCCTCCCGCCGCTCGTCTGGCAGACCTACGACGTCGACTACACCGCCGCGAAGTACGCCGACGGCAGGACGACCGCCAACCCGCGGATCACGGTCCGGCTGAACGGCGTCCTCGTCCACCAGGATGTCGAGCTCACCAAGACCACGACCGCCGCGCCGCTCCCCGAAGGACCGGAGCCGGGACCGATCTATCTTCAGGACCACGGCAACCCGGTCCGCTACCGGAACATCTGGGTCCTCCCGCGAGATTCGGCCAAAGAAGCCCGCCGCCCGATCCATGTCGGCTTCGAGCGGTTCTACGCCGCCGGGACCGGAGACGCGGCCGAAGGGGGACGGCTGCTCCTCGGCGAACTCAACTGCACGTCGTGCCACGCCGCGGGGGACGCTCTCAAGAACTTCGTCGACAAGAAGCCCGCTCCGAACCTCGAAGAGGCGGGTAAGCGGCTGCACCCGGCCTGGATCGCGGAGTTTCTGAGCGATCCGCACGGTGTCAAACCGGGATCGACGATGCCGGACCTGTTCGCCAACTGGAACCCGCGGGACAAGGCGAGCACGATCAAGGCCCTCGTCAGCTTCCTCGCCTCGACAGGGACGCTCGTCGAAGCGGCCGGCGACCAGGCGGCGCGGAAGCGCGGCGAGAACCTCTTTCACTCGATCGGGTGCGTCGCCTGTCACGCCTCGCGGAAGGATGAGCCAACGCCGCTCGCGACCTCGGTCCCGCTCCAGAGCGTCGACCGCAAGTACACGGTCCCGAGCCTGATCGAGTTCCTCAAGAACCCGCAGCACGTCCGCCCCGGCGGCCGGATGCCCGCCCTGCACCTCAAGGACGACGAAGCGAAGGACCTGGCGAACTATCTGCTCGGGGACGTCATCGTCAGCAAGCTCCCGCCCAACATGACCTTCGCCGTCTACCACGGCGAGTGGAACGCGGTCCCCAAGTTCGACGACCTCAAGCCGGTCGCCACCGGCCTCAGCCGCGGCCTCGACCTGACCGTCGCCAGGCGGGAGTCGGGCTTCGCCGTCTGGTTCGAAGGCTTCTTCGAGGTCAAGCAGGAGGGACGGTACAAGTTCCACCTCGGCTCCGATGACGGCAGCATCCTGTACATCGACGGCGGCAAGGTCGTCGATGTCGACGGCGTCCATCCGCACTCCACCAAGACCGGCCAGATGAGCCTGACGGCGGGGATCCACAAGGTCCGTGTCGAGTACTTCCAGGGGGGCGGAGAGTGGACCGTCGAAGTCGAGTTCGAAGGCCCCAAGACCCCGAGGCAGATGCTCGACCGCATCGTCGCTCCGACGGCGGAAGAGGTCGGGAAGAAATCCGACGCGCCTCCGGAGCCGGGGGCCTATGTCGTCGACCCGAACCTGATCGAGACCGGCCGCCGCTACTTCGGCGCCCTGGGATGTGCCTCGTGCCACGCCGCGAAGGCGGGAGGCGAGACGATCGCTTCGACCGTGAAGGGAAAACCGCTCCCGGAGCTGCGGACGGCCGAAGGCTGTCTCTCGACCGCTCCCAAGAACGGCCTCGAAGCGGCCCGGAGCCCCGTCCCGCCGCTGCCGTCGATCCCTGAGTATGACCTCTCCGCGGTCCAGCGGAGCGCCCTCGTGGCGGCCCTGACGCACGCGCCTCCGCAGCCCGAGCCGAGCGCCGCGGAGAAGGTCCACGAAACGCTCGTGGCGTTCAACTGCTACGCCTGCCACTCCCGCGGCTCGCTCGGCGGACCGGAGATGGCCCGGAACATCCACTTCAAGACGGGCGAGCCGGAGATGGGGGACGAAGGCCGCATTCCGCCGCGGCTCGACGGCGTGGGGGACAAGCTCAACGACAACTGGCTGCGGGAGGTGACCCGCAACGGCGCCCGCGACCGGGACTACATGCGGACCCGGATGCCGAAGTTCGGCGGCGCGGTCGGCGAGCTCGATAAGGTCCTGGTCTCCCTCGACCGGCAGCCGAACGGGACGTTCCCCGCCTCCGACGAGCCCGAGCACAAGGTCAAGGCGACCGGCCGGCTCCTCGTCGGCGAGAACAAGCTCGCCTGCATCAAGTGCCATCAGTTCGGCTCGCTCCGCGCGACGGGGATCCAGGCGATCGACCTGCAGACGATGACCCGCCGGCTGAACCCGGACTGGTTCCTCCGCTACCTCCCCGATCCGCAGAAGTACCGCCCCGGCACCCGCATGCCGACCGGCTTCCCGAACGGCAGGGCGACGATCCAGGACGTCTATGCCGGGAACCCGCCGCAGCAGATCGCCGCCATCTGGACCTACCTGACCGACTCGACGAAGGCCGGGATTCCCGACGGTCTCCTGGCCCAGGCAATCGAGCTCAAGCCGGACGGAACGGCGCCCGTGATCTACCGGAACTTCATCGAGGGGATCTCGCCACGGGGGATCGGGATCGGCTACCCCGAGGGGGCGAACCTCGGATGGGACGCCAACCGGATGGCGCTGACCCTGATCTGGCACGGCAAGTTCATGGACGCCTCCAAGCACTGGATCGGCCGCGGTCCAGGCTTCCAGGGACCGCTGGGGGACGACGTCCTGAAGGTCGAGGAGGTCGCGCCGCTGGCGGTCCTCGACGATCCGGGGCAGCCGTGGCCTTCGGGCGAGCCGCGGGAGCGGGGCTACCGGTTCCGGGGATACGCCCTCGACAGCCAGCAGCGGCCGACGTTCCGCTATGACGCGGCCGCGTTCCGCGTCGAAGACTTCCCCGAGCCGCGGCGGGTCGACCAGTCCGCTTCGTTCCAGCGTCACCTGACCGTGACGGCCACGGAACCGGGCTCCGAAGGGAAGGTCTACTTCCGGGCGGTCCTCTCCAAGGACCTGGAGCCGCAGACCGACGGGGCTTACATCCTCGACAAGTCGCTGAAGGTCAAAGTGACAGGGGATGTCGGCGAGCCGCTCGTGCGAAATGCGGGTGGAAAGCAGGAGATTCTCTATCCGATCCGTTTCCGGAACGGAGTCGCACGGATTTTGCACGAACTGCACTGGTAA
- a CDS encoding leucine-rich repeat domain-containing protein, translating to MMFWMQRLALIVGVALTLSASVCRADGIFPDPNLEAVIKAILKQKQIDKPMIDEADLKTIFFLDARGKQIKDLTGLEKCTSLAEVKLSDNAIQNLAPLSGLINIQSLYLSKNQIKDLAPLAPLVKLQYLELNHNQIASLAGLEKLDKLGSLHLNGNQIEALDPLAGLGKLHALYLSENKVANLAPLANLKWMSSLDLASNKVSDLAPLKGMTELRYTFLTGNPVTDLTPLVDMAKKDAAGEQRFAPYWYLYLDLGSLPEPAKKQLEELRTIGVRINAKS from the coding sequence ATGATGTTCTGGATGCAACGACTCGCCCTCATCGTCGGCGTGGCCCTCACCCTGAGCGCCTCGGTCTGCCGCGCGGACGGGATCTTTCCCGACCCCAACCTCGAAGCGGTCATCAAGGCGATCCTGAAGCAGAAGCAGATCGACAAGCCGATGATCGATGAGGCCGACCTCAAGACGATCTTCTTCCTCGACGCCCGCGGCAAACAGATCAAGGACCTCACGGGCCTCGAAAAGTGCACCAGCCTCGCCGAGGTCAAGCTGTCGGACAACGCCATCCAGAACCTGGCCCCGCTGAGCGGGCTCATCAACATCCAGAGCCTGTACCTCTCCAAGAACCAGATCAAAGACCTGGCCCCGCTCGCCCCCCTGGTGAAACTGCAGTACCTGGAGCTCAACCACAACCAGATCGCGTCCCTCGCCGGACTGGAAAAGCTCGACAAGCTCGGCTCGCTGCACCTCAACGGCAACCAGATTGAAGCCCTCGATCCGCTCGCCGGCCTTGGCAAGCTGCACGCGCTCTACCTGTCGGAGAACAAGGTGGCGAACCTCGCCCCGCTGGCGAACCTGAAGTGGATGTCGTCCCTCGACCTCGCCTCCAACAAGGTCTCCGACCTCGCCCCTCTCAAGGGAATGACGGAGTTGCGGTACACGTTCCTGACCGGCAACCCGGTCACCGACCTGACGCCGCTCGTCGACATGGCCAAGAAGGATGCCGCCGGCGAACAGCGGTTCGCGCCATACTGGTACCTCTACCTCGACCTCGGCAGCCTCCCCGAGCCGGCCAAGAAGCAGCTCGAAGAACTCCGGACGATCGGCGTCCGCATCAACGCGAAGTCGTGA
- a CDS encoding DUF3987 domain-containing protein, with protein MALLVQLLAAVGVMMGRNVKIFVDGCYHYPLLHVLILGRSSKARKGTSLGWITQFVALIDPEFSINCIVSGISSGEGLISAIADDPETKAERDKRLLVVETEYTGVFRKCAREGNVLAPTLRQLWDGGHVGILTKGHKVTVADPMVGLIGHATIGELKARIDPGDICGGNANRLLWTLAKRSKLMPFSTRPDAKELDALAATFRYRITEAQEAGEVTRSREANATWRVMYTALAADDSTDIVGDVLSRSEPMLLRVALIYAALDGSGTIDVTHLESAAAVWDYCSASARFVFSDSTGNKLTDRVVRLLIDAGEEGLTQSALASNACKNAPVDTLNAALKVGEGMGLIFADTVQTTGRPAKRWRSTKYRPQPSFAIHSGEVPA; from the coding sequence ATGGCACTGCTGGTTCAGCTGCTCGCCGCGGTTGGTGTGATGATGGGGCGGAACGTCAAGATTTTCGTCGATGGCTGCTACCACTACCCGCTGCTGCACGTCCTGATCCTCGGTCGAAGCTCCAAGGCCAGGAAGGGAACGTCCCTTGGCTGGATCACGCAATTCGTTGCCCTGATCGATCCGGAGTTTTCGATCAACTGCATCGTGAGCGGGATCTCCAGCGGCGAGGGGCTGATTTCCGCCATCGCTGACGACCCGGAGACGAAAGCCGAGAGGGACAAGCGGCTACTTGTGGTTGAGACGGAATACACGGGGGTGTTCCGCAAGTGTGCTCGGGAAGGGAACGTCCTCGCGCCGACACTGCGGCAACTCTGGGACGGTGGACACGTCGGCATCCTGACGAAAGGACACAAGGTCACCGTCGCGGACCCGATGGTTGGTCTGATCGGTCACGCCACGATCGGCGAACTCAAAGCCCGCATCGACCCCGGTGATATCTGCGGTGGGAACGCGAACCGGCTGCTCTGGACGCTTGCCAAGCGATCGAAGTTGATGCCGTTTAGCACTCGGCCGGACGCCAAGGAACTGGACGCCCTTGCAGCGACGTTCCGGTACCGCATCACTGAGGCTCAAGAGGCAGGGGAAGTCACCCGGAGTCGCGAGGCAAACGCCACATGGCGAGTGATGTATACCGCCCTCGCGGCTGACGATTCGACAGACATCGTGGGGGACGTTCTGTCCCGAAGCGAGCCGATGCTGCTGAGAGTCGCATTGATTTATGCAGCCCTCGATGGAAGTGGCACGATCGACGTGACGCACCTGGAAAGTGCCGCGGCGGTCTGGGACTACTGCTCGGCGTCGGCCCGATTCGTCTTCTCAGACTCCACAGGCAACAAGCTGACGGACCGCGTTGTCCGGCTCCTGATCGACGCTGGCGAGGAAGGGCTGACGCAAAGCGCCCTCGCAAGCAACGCCTGCAAAAACGCCCCGGTCGACACGCTGAACGCCGCGTTGAAGGTCGGCGAGGGAATGGGGCTGATCTTCGCGGACACGGTCCAGACGACCGGGCGGCCGGCAAAGAGGTGGCGCAGCACGAAGTACCGCCCGCAACCTTCCTTCGCGATCCATAGCGGGGAGGTGCCGGCGTGA
- a CDS encoding S49 family peptidase — MESLRIGPIHGFGDFDDDDDGPPQTSTLGSVGVINVYGLLQRRADSLMHLTGGTAVEFVGQVFATMLKNPRLSSIVLRFDSMGGDFQGVPELAKRIYAARGTKPIYAHADGWMAGASYWLATAAGQLVATQSSPGIGGLGFVRLHFDQSKYMENLGVRTTIISSSPYKAEENPYEPLSSETKAHIESRVAIWDAEMSSDIATYRNRPVTDVMRNFGQGRVLLSEDAKEAGLVDSVESFDALIDRLGGTRR; from the coding sequence ATGGAGTCCCTTCGAATCGGACCGATTCACGGTTTCGGGGACTTCGACGATGACGACGACGGCCCCCCTCAGACCTCGACTCTGGGAAGTGTCGGCGTAATTAACGTCTACGGACTGCTCCAGCGTCGGGCTGACTCGCTGATGCACCTGACCGGCGGAACGGCCGTCGAGTTCGTCGGCCAAGTCTTCGCGACGATGCTGAAGAATCCCCGCCTGTCGTCGATCGTCCTTCGGTTCGACTCGATGGGCGGCGACTTCCAAGGCGTTCCGGAACTGGCGAAGCGGATCTACGCGGCCCGCGGAACGAAGCCGATTTATGCACATGCGGACGGTTGGATGGCGGGTGCGTCCTACTGGCTCGCCACCGCGGCGGGGCAACTCGTGGCCACGCAATCCTCCCCGGGAATCGGCGGTCTGGGCTTCGTTCGCCTGCACTTCGACCAATCGAAGTACATGGAAAATCTCGGTGTTCGGACCACGATCATCTCCTCCTCGCCGTACAAGGCCGAGGAGAACCCCTACGAGCCATTGTCATCCGAAACCAAAGCTCACATTGAGTCCCGCGTTGCCATCTGGGACGCGGAGATGTCTTCGGATATCGCGACCTACCGAAACCGCCCCGTGACGGACGTTATGCGGAACTTCGGCCAAGGCCGCGTACTGCTCTCCGAAGACGCCAAAGAGGCCGGGCTCGTTGACTCGGTCGAGTCGTTCGACGCCCTGATTGATCGTCTTGGCGGCACTCGCCGCTAA